A genomic segment from Bradyrhizobium sp. ISRA430 encodes:
- a CDS encoding (2Fe-2S)-binding protein, translating into MTAPVAISLTVNGERVEAHVVPRLNLADFLREHLKLTGTHLGCEHGVCGACTVRVGGEIVRSCLMLAVQVNDAMVETIEGLSDSGEIADLQAAFRDRNALQCGFCTPGMLMAAQDLLRENRTPTRAEIREHLSGNYCRCTGYQAIIDAIENTARSRMELKA; encoded by the coding sequence GTGACGGCTCCAGTGGCGATCTCGCTCACGGTCAACGGTGAACGCGTTGAAGCGCATGTCGTGCCGCGGCTCAACCTCGCGGATTTCTTACGCGAGCATCTAAAACTAACGGGCACGCATCTCGGATGTGAGCATGGCGTGTGCGGAGCCTGCACGGTGCGTGTCGGCGGCGAGATTGTGCGTTCCTGCCTGATGCTGGCGGTGCAGGTGAACGACGCCATGGTTGAGACGATCGAGGGCTTGTCCGATTCCGGCGAGATCGCCGATCTGCAGGCGGCGTTTCGTGACCGCAATGCGCTGCAATGCGGCTTCTGCACGCCGGGCATGCTGATGGCGGCGCAGGATCTGTTGCGTGAGAACCGAACGCCCACACGAGCGGAAATCCGCGAGCATCTCTCGGGAAATTACTGCCGCTGCACCGGTTATCAGGCCATCATCGACGCGATCGAGAATACCGCGCGGTCGCGGATGGAGCTGAAAGCATGA
- a CDS encoding LLM class flavin-dependent oxidoreductase has translation MKLGFFTMPIHPLEKDWRQSLKEDREAFLLADELGFSEAYVGEHVTDRAENITSCIAFIAWLAAATKQIKLGTGTVNMPNSHPAAIAASIAMLDHMLDGRLIFGISPGGLLSDAELFGNLEADRNAMFLEAINQVLAIWDGKPPYNLAGKYWNISIEKTLIEDIGQGFIAKPLQRPHPPIVVTAVAPFSKGVTEAAARGWEPISANFLMPAWVKSHWPKYVEGCDRVGRPAAPANWRVAKSVFVAKDVATAEAYATDPNGPYVYYYRSLFTKLKRGGRIDLFKTRRDQPDEEVTLESICEKLTIYGTPESVADQLLAFQEEVGTFGTLLYAGKDWRDRELGRRSMILMAEQVMPRINAACARSRDAAG, from the coding sequence ATGAAACTCGGGTTCTTCACAATGCCGATCCATCCCCTGGAAAAGGATTGGCGGCAATCCCTGAAGGAGGACCGGGAAGCCTTCCTGCTGGCGGATGAGCTCGGATTTTCGGAAGCCTATGTCGGCGAGCACGTCACCGACCGCGCCGAAAACATCACTTCCTGCATCGCTTTTATCGCCTGGCTTGCCGCCGCCACCAAGCAGATCAAGCTCGGCACCGGCACGGTCAACATGCCGAACAGCCATCCGGCTGCAATTGCGGCCTCCATCGCAATGCTCGATCACATGCTCGACGGCCGGCTGATCTTCGGCATCAGCCCAGGCGGCCTGCTGTCGGACGCCGAGCTGTTTGGCAATCTCGAGGCCGATCGCAATGCGATGTTTTTGGAGGCGATCAACCAGGTGCTGGCGATCTGGGACGGCAAGCCACCCTATAATCTTGCGGGCAAATACTGGAACATCTCGATCGAAAAAACCCTGATCGAGGACATCGGCCAGGGCTTTATCGCAAAGCCGCTGCAGCGTCCGCATCCGCCTATAGTAGTCACTGCCGTCGCGCCCTTCTCCAAAGGCGTCACCGAGGCGGCTGCGCGCGGCTGGGAACCGATTTCCGCCAACTTCCTGATGCCAGCCTGGGTGAAGAGTCACTGGCCGAAATATGTCGAGGGCTGCGATCGCGTCGGCCGTCCGGCCGCTCCCGCCAACTGGCGCGTGGCCAAAAGCGTATTCGTCGCCAAGGACGTGGCTACCGCCGAGGCCTATGCCACCGATCCGAACGGACCTTATGTCTATTACTACCGCTCGCTCTTCACCAAGCTGAAGCGAGGTGGCCGCATCGATCTGTTCAAGACCCGGCGCGACCAGCCCGACGAGGAGGTGACGCTGGAGTCGATCTGCGAGAAACTCACCATCTACGGCACACCGGAGAGCGTGGCCGACCAGTTGCTGGCTTTCCAGGAAGAAGTCGGCACATTTGGCACGCTCCTCTACGCCGGCAAGGACTGGCGCGACCGCGAACTCGGCCGCCGCTCAATGATTCTGATGGCCGAGCAAGTCATGCCGCGCATCAACGCTGCCTGTGCCCGAAGCCGCGACGCCGCAGGTTGA
- a CDS encoding xanthine dehydrogenase family protein subunit M, translated as MKASAFAYARATSVANALELLAVHGEKARVLSGGQSLIPAMNLRLVAPEVIVDIGELAELRGIAVKGETLVIGALTRHADLLKSSDIVKCAPLLGAAVAHVAHPAIRNRGTIGGSLAQADPASELPACMLALGASIVAHGPGGERRIAAEDFFTGIYETQLAPQDLLVAIELPVARHGSAHFFQEFARRHGDYAIVGLAAQAVLQGDRFADLRLGYFAVGDKPVLAKAAGKLTGVKILPTLLAEASDVLSHELDPHEDQQATPAMRRHLARVLLARCVASLLNRPDLDIGGSA; from the coding sequence ATGAAAGCCTCGGCTTTCGCCTACGCGCGCGCGACCAGCGTTGCTAATGCGCTGGAACTGCTTGCCGTGCATGGAGAGAAAGCGAGGGTGCTTTCGGGCGGGCAAAGCCTGATCCCGGCGATGAATCTGCGGCTGGTTGCGCCCGAAGTGATCGTCGATATCGGCGAACTCGCCGAATTGCGCGGGATCGCGGTCAAGGGCGAAACGCTTGTCATCGGCGCTCTGACCCGGCATGCCGATCTCCTGAAATCATCCGACATTGTGAAATGCGCGCCGCTGCTCGGGGCAGCTGTGGCGCACGTAGCGCACCCCGCGATTCGCAATCGGGGTACCATCGGCGGTAGCCTTGCGCAGGCCGATCCGGCATCCGAACTGCCCGCCTGCATGCTTGCGCTGGGTGCATCCATCGTTGCGCACGGCCCAGGCGGTGAGCGGCGGATTGCTGCAGAGGATTTTTTCACCGGAATTTACGAGACGCAGCTCGCACCGCAGGACTTGCTGGTCGCCATCGAATTGCCTGTCGCCCGTCACGGCTCGGCGCATTTCTTCCAGGAGTTTGCGCGGCGGCACGGCGACTATGCGATCGTCGGCCTTGCGGCGCAGGCAGTGCTGCAGGGCGATCGGTTCGCCGATCTCCGGCTCGGCTATTTCGCCGTCGGCGACAAGCCTGTTCTGGCAAAGGCTGCCGGCAAACTGACTGGCGTTAAAATCCTGCCAACGCTGCTGGCGGAGGCCTCCGACGTGCTCTCACATGAGCTTGATCCGCATGAGGATCAGCAGGCGACACCCGCAATGCGCCGGCACCTCGCAAGAGTGTTGCTGGCGCGGTGCGTCGCTTCGCTCCTGAACCGTCCCGATCTCGACATCGGAGGAAGTGCGTGA